The bacterium region TGTGACATCAAGCGCTGTTGTGGGTTCGTCGGCGATAATCAGTTTGGGGTCAAGCATAAGAGCCATAGCAATCATGATTCTCTGAGACATTCCGCCTGATAACTGAAAAGGATAAGCATACATATTTTTTCCAGGATCGCCAATTCCGACATTATGAAGCCATTGTTCGCTTATTTCCCATGCTTTTTTGTAATCAATATTGTCGTGAAATTGCAGTGTTTCAACTAATTGGTTTCCTACACAATGCAGAGGTGATAAAGCAGTCATAGGTTCTTGAAAAATCATACTTATGGATTTTCCTCTGATTTTCTTGAGTTCTTCTATGGGGATAGATAACAAATCTTTATTATCAAAAATTATTTTTCCCGAATCTATATTGCCCGGCGGTGATGCTATCAGGCGTAAAACACTCATTGAGGTTACAGATTTTCCGCAACCGGATTCGCCTACCAACCCCAATACTTCTCCTTTATTAATCGAAAAAGAGACCTTGTCAACTGCGCGAATAGTTCCTTCGTCAGTTTTAAACGAAATCGACAGGTCTTTAATATCTAATAATTTTTTCATATTTACCCCGCCCCCCAAAAAGCCCCGCTTTTTAGAGCGGAGATGGAGGGTTTGTATTATTAAGTTTTCCCCAAAGCCCCGTGCTTTAGCACGGGGAGCGGGGTTTATTCCATCTTGCTGTAAGGACGCGGATCAAAAGCGTCCCTAACGCCTTCTCCTATAAAAATTCCCAAAAGCATAACTATAAAAAGAACCATTGAAGGATATAGTATGAGCCACCACGCCCAACGGAATTGTTGCGCCTGGTGCAAAAGTTCACCCCAGCTGGGAGTAGGCGGGGGTAGTCCGAATCCTAGAAAATCCAATGCCGCCAATGCTCCTATTGCGCCTACAAGATAAAACGGGAAAAAAGTAATAATCGGAGTTAGAGCGTTAGGCAGAATATGTCGGATAATAATTTTTAGAGGAGATATTCCTATGCATTTTGCGGAATCAACGAACGGTTGTTTGCGAAGACGCAGGAATTCAC contains the following coding sequences:
- a CDS encoding ABC transporter ATP-binding protein translates to MKKLLDIKDLSISFKTDEGTIRAVDKVSFSINKGEVLGLVGESGCGKSVTSMSVLRLIASPPGNIDSGKIIFDNKDLLSIPIEELKKIRGKSISMIFQEPMTALSPLHCVGNQLVETLQFHDNIDYKKAWEISEQWLHNVGIGDPGKNMYAYPFQLSGGMSQRIMIAMALMLDPKLIIADEPTTALDVTIQAQIFDLMREMKKKDTSLLLITHNMGIIWEMCDRVAVMYAGEIVEIGTIKGIFQEPLHPYTQALLNSIPSISIKREKLKSIPGQVPSPFNYPKGCRFQDRCNYTFDKCRKEHPDLEKINDRQARCFLAKNRNR